Proteins from one Nitrosopumilus sp. genomic window:
- a CDS encoding ParB/RepB/Spo0J family partition protein, whose translation MARRYNPPISYRLRVIPVKQIKVWRDAQARKLDREGITDLARSIKNEGLQNPPMVQKESKDSYLLMSGQRRFAALKRLGAKKIPVLLLTQNTKYDLENAKAASMIENLHRNKMDMKDMTAACVFLAESVGKGKAAQSLGISMQTLKKYLGFAAVPERLKQYVPKELSRDDATKLYQTIPNISKAVNIAEKIILLDQRLRKKYLNFLAKSPKSPHLKLLKKAKLGMLQQKITLELNKSNARKLRSLAIKNDMDVSDMADEIISKYLKRK comes from the coding sequence GTGGCAAGGCGTTACAATCCACCAATATCCTATAGATTAAGAGTGATTCCAGTAAAACAGATTAAAGTGTGGCGTGATGCACAAGCAAGAAAACTAGACCGTGAAGGAATAACAGATCTTGCAAGGTCTATTAAAAATGAAGGATTGCAGAATCCACCGATGGTGCAAAAAGAATCAAAAGATTCGTATCTTCTAATGTCAGGCCAACGAAGATTTGCAGCATTGAAAAGATTGGGAGCAAAAAAGATACCAGTATTATTACTCACTCAAAATACAAAATATGATCTGGAGAATGCAAAAGCAGCATCAATGATAGAGAATTTACATAGAAACAAGATGGATATGAAAGACATGACAGCAGCATGTGTGTTTCTGGCAGAATCTGTAGGGAAAGGCAAGGCAGCTCAATCGCTTGGAATATCTATGCAAACCCTTAAAAAATATCTAGGATTTGCAGCAGTTCCTGAAAGATTAAAACAATACGTACCAAAGGAACTATCACGGGATGATGCAACAAAACTATACCAAACAATCCCAAACATTTCAAAGGCAGTTAATATTGCAGAGAAGATAATTCTGCTTGATCAAAGACTGCGAAAAAAATATCTCAATTTCCTTGCAAAAAGTCCAAAGTCACCACATCTAAAATTGCTCAAAAAAGCAAAGTTAGGAATGCTACAACAAAAGATCACACTTGAGCTGAATAAGAGTAATGCAAGAAAATTGCGCAGCCTTGCAATCAAAAATGATATGGATGTATCAGATATGGCAGATGAAATAATCTCAAAATATCTGAAGAGGAAATGA
- a CDS encoding DUF4147 domain-containing protein, with translation MIIQNFNELGTTDKKKDCLEILEAGLQAANPENIIPKYVTPTQIKINGKTIDIAKYSNIYSVAFGKAGDSMTRALNAIIPIKSGIVVIPKGSKSIIKGKKFQIFNSRHPKPDQTSVKAAKEVMKFVQNKRSDELIIFLVSGGGSSLLAIPNEITLDDKIHVTNVLLKSGVNIQELNCIRKHLSKIKGGKLVENMKCHGISLVMSDVEGDDLSSIASGTTYIDNTTYANALEILDKHKLKWKIPIEVLQVLEKGAKEENVETPKKSKIDNFIIASNIDCLEAMKKKAEKIGYTVDTIQIFGDIKEAVKKILKKISESKKTCIIFGGETTVKVIGKGMGGRNQELVLRMLKNTRKSKPMVIASMGTDGIDGNSVFAGAITENIKIDLEIMKEFLKNSDSGRFFQKQKGNIVTNFTHTNLMDIGMVLK, from the coding sequence ATGATTATTCAAAATTTTAATGAATTGGGAACTACAGATAAAAAAAAAGATTGTCTTGAAATTTTGGAAGCAGGTCTTCAAGCAGCAAATCCAGAAAATATAATTCCAAAATATGTAACACCTACTCAAATCAAAATAAATGGTAAAACAATTGATATTGCCAAATATTCCAATATCTACTCAGTAGCATTTGGAAAAGCAGGAGACTCTATGACTAGAGCACTAAATGCCATAATTCCCATTAAAAGCGGCATAGTAGTAATCCCCAAGGGTTCCAAGTCAATTATCAAAGGTAAGAAATTTCAGATTTTTAATTCAAGACATCCCAAGCCAGATCAAACAAGCGTAAAAGCAGCAAAGGAGGTGATGAAATTTGTTCAAAATAAGCGAAGTGACGAATTAATCATATTTCTTGTATCAGGTGGTGGATCATCGCTTCTTGCAATTCCAAATGAGATAACACTAGATGACAAAATTCACGTGACAAATGTCTTATTGAAATCAGGAGTAAACATTCAAGAGTTAAATTGTATTAGAAAACATTTATCAAAAATCAAAGGAGGAAAATTGGTTGAAAATATGAAATGCCATGGGATTAGTTTGGTGATGTCAGATGTAGAAGGAGATGATCTTTCATCCATAGCGTCAGGTACCACATACATAGATAATACAACATACGCAAACGCACTGGAAATTTTAGACAAACATAAACTAAAATGGAAAATACCAATTGAAGTTTTACAAGTTTTAGAAAAGGGTGCAAAGGAAGAAAATGTAGAAACTCCAAAAAAATCAAAAATTGATAATTTTATCATTGCAAGCAATATTGATTGTTTAGAAGCGATGAAGAAGAAAGCTGAGAAAATAGGATACACAGTTGACACAATACAGATCTTTGGAGATATAAAAGAAGCAGTTAAAAAAATTCTTAAAAAAATTTCAGAAAGCAAAAAAACTTGTATAATTTTTGGTGGTGAGACAACAGTCAAAGTGATTGGCAAGGGAATGGGTGGAAGAAATCAAGAATTAGTTTTAAGGATGTTAAAAAATACTAGGAAATCAAAACCAATGGTTATTGCATCAATGGGTACAGACGGCATAGATGGAAATTCAGTATTTGCAGGAGCAATTACAGAAAACATAAAGATAGATTTAGAAATAATGAAAGAATTTCTTAAAAATAGTGATTCGGGCAGATTCTTTCAAAAACAAAAAGGAAATATTGTAACAAACTTCACACACACAAATCTAATGGATATAGGCATGGTTTTAAAATAA